Below is a window of Roseivirga misakiensis DNA.
ACGGATTAAGTTGTGTGCCATCGATCAAGTCCTCAGGCATTAGCATCTTAAAGGAACTATCATTTGACCCAAAAGCAAGCGTATCAAACCCAACGGCTAGCATAACGCTGGCCATGCCCGTTACTTTTAGAAATCTTCTTCTATCGAGTTTATTTGCTTCCATTGTTGATTTCTTTAGAGGCGACATGAATTGCTTTTCTTATTCTGTGATATGTTCCACATCTACAAATATTACCCGACATGGCTTGGTCAATATCTTGATCGGAAGGGGATGGCTTCTGTTCTAACAAAGCGACTGCCGACATGATCTGTCCCGATTGACAATACCCACATTGAGGTGCTTGAACTTCTAGCCAAGCTTTTTGTACAGGGTGCTCATTATTAGTTGATATACCCTCTATCGTTGTGATTTTCTGACTGGCCGAAGCTGAAACAGGCAATGCGCATGAACGGACTGGAGCCCCATTTAAATGTACAGTACATGCACCGCACTGAGCAATGCCGCAACCGTACTTGGTGCCTGTTAAACCTACTTCGTCGCGGATAACCCAGAGCAACGGAGTCTGAGGCTCTGCCTCAACGGTATACTCTTTATTGTTGATATTGAGTTTATAAGAAGCCATTAGTGGAATTTTAATCTACATACAATGTAGTGGTTTTAGGAATATATAGCTATAGATTCTTATGATCAACAGAATGTTAATCGTCTTGTTTTGAACTAAAAAAAAGCCCAGCTTCTCAGCTAGGCTTTTGCAGTTCTTATAACAAACGTTATTTCTTTTCTTCCAACTTTTCAGCTGCCCATTTATTGTTTTCCTTGTCTACATCAGCCATTCTACCCGATGGGTCAATAACTACTGAAGCAATGTCTGAAATAGGTCTGTCAACTGAGAAATTATACGTTGGGTTAGTCCAAGGCCAATCTTCATGGACAATTCTCTTGTCATTTGTTTCAGCTGGTTTTTCGCCGCGCATCATTCTCAGGGCCATATAGTGAACCTCTTTGGTGCCATCCTTGTAAGTCACAACTACGTCGATCGGCATAGGCATTTTTCCAACTTTATTCAATGTAATGTTAGTTTTGCCGCCTTCTCCAACAACTTCACCTACCGCATAATCTATTTGTTTGGT
It encodes the following:
- a CDS encoding (2Fe-2S)-binding protein, translating into MASYKLNINNKEYTVEAEPQTPLLWVIRDEVGLTGTKYGCGIAQCGACTVHLNGAPVRSCALPVSASASQKITTIEGISTNNEHPVQKAWLEVQAPQCGYCQSGQIMSAVALLEQKPSPSDQDIDQAMSGNICRCGTYHRIRKAIHVASKEINNGSK